One genomic segment of Mesoterricola silvestris includes these proteins:
- a CDS encoding zinc-dependent metalloprotease, giving the protein MKPTVLALVSASAAFLSADPPPAPVPQPPISIVMAKEAPVPLKPYADVVQGAREQRGLFTLWRKDDKVWIDLKPEQLGPLFFLSWTFPSGLGERGIYGGMMGDSHLVYFKRIGNNLQLLAHNSAFTARPGTPMAHAVADGFSDSLLASAPVVSLPDPRGKGVLVEANLLFLKDLPMATLDLEAAFRQPYAMDLPNSSFASATAAPDYASFQVSAHFSMARPVISAAPLPGTLEDLRSLFLGFRYTLAKLPGEPMRPREADDRVGHFVATVWDFTQDDRPDPRIRLVNRWRLEKADPGAPLSRPKHPIVFWMDRNIPEKYRDAVRAGILEWNKAFERIGYKDALEVRQTPDDADPDAHGLLHASIRWFLGVDAGFAIGPSLVDPRTGEILAADIAVGDGFARSIQESSREELPQAGKAACRYLAEGRDELAFGADLLEARGGMEPGTPGAQAFVQAYLKSVVMHEVGHTLGLRHNFRASIAYTEAQLGDKAFTDAHGIAGSVMDYTPVNLALAGHAQGDYTMATLGPYDYWAIEYAYADLAPDREKADLARIAARSETDPLLAYATDEEAGPGIAAMDPEVNRFDLGQDPLAYLAKRIALSHELLDRLQERTFRPGDDFRQLRRTTSLALNQMATATFNAAKYLGGVVCLRDHAGSARAPMTPVPGARQRAALKLITGSIFTMDALRLRPEFVSRLVVDPFDRGYGPVGSFPDFSVSARTLSIQKAVLARVLNPFAMARILDAPEKTRDKDVFRLSELFDGLHAAIWEELHRGSEPTATRRGLQKEHLRQLIALVLRANPATPDDARALAREELELLRRQLATADRRPGLSRETRAHIAECRATVDSALKASMQRASL; this is encoded by the coding sequence ATGAAGCCCACCGTCCTGGCCCTGGTGTCCGCCTCGGCCGCTTTCCTTTCCGCTGACCCGCCGCCGGCCCCGGTACCCCAGCCCCCCATTTCCATCGTCATGGCCAAGGAGGCCCCGGTGCCCCTCAAGCCCTACGCCGACGTGGTGCAGGGCGCCCGGGAGCAGCGCGGGCTCTTCACCCTGTGGCGCAAGGACGACAAGGTCTGGATCGATCTCAAGCCGGAGCAGTTGGGGCCCCTGTTCTTCCTGTCCTGGACCTTTCCCAGCGGCCTGGGGGAGCGGGGGATCTACGGCGGCATGATGGGCGACAGCCACCTGGTCTATTTCAAGCGCATCGGCAACAACCTCCAGCTGCTGGCCCACAATTCGGCCTTCACGGCCCGGCCCGGGACGCCCATGGCCCACGCGGTGGCCGACGGGTTTTCCGATAGCTTGCTTGCCTCGGCGCCGGTGGTGTCCCTTCCCGACCCCCGGGGCAAGGGGGTGCTGGTGGAGGCCAACCTCCTGTTCCTGAAGGACCTGCCCATGGCCACCCTGGACCTGGAGGCCGCCTTCCGCCAGCCCTACGCCATGGACCTGCCCAACAGCTCCTTCGCCAGCGCCACCGCCGCCCCGGACTACGCGTCCTTCCAGGTGAGCGCGCACTTCTCCATGGCCCGCCCGGTGATCTCCGCGGCGCCCCTGCCGGGCACCCTGGAGGACCTGCGGAGCCTTTTCCTGGGCTTCCGCTACACCCTGGCCAAGCTGCCCGGCGAGCCCATGCGGCCCCGGGAAGCCGATGACCGCGTGGGTCACTTCGTGGCCACGGTGTGGGACTTCACCCAGGACGACCGGCCCGATCCCAGGATCCGCCTGGTCAACCGCTGGCGCCTGGAGAAGGCGGATCCGGGGGCCCCCCTCAGCCGGCCGAAGCACCCCATCGTCTTCTGGATGGACCGGAACATTCCGGAGAAGTACCGGGATGCGGTGCGGGCCGGGATCCTGGAGTGGAACAAGGCCTTCGAGCGCATCGGCTACAAGGACGCCCTGGAAGTGCGGCAGACCCCGGACGACGCGGACCCGGACGCCCACGGGCTCCTGCACGCCTCCATCCGGTGGTTCCTGGGCGTGGACGCGGGCTTCGCCATCGGGCCCAGCCTGGTGGATCCCCGCACCGGGGAGATCCTGGCCGCGGACATCGCCGTGGGGGATGGGTTCGCCCGGAGCATCCAGGAGAGCTCCCGGGAGGAGCTGCCCCAGGCCGGCAAGGCCGCGTGCCGCTACCTGGCGGAAGGCCGCGACGAACTGGCCTTCGGCGCCGATCTCCTGGAGGCCCGGGGGGGGATGGAGCCCGGGACCCCCGGGGCCCAGGCCTTCGTCCAGGCCTACCTCAAGAGCGTGGTCATGCACGAGGTGGGCCACACCCTGGGCCTGCGCCACAATTTCCGGGCCTCCATCGCCTACACCGAGGCCCAGCTGGGGGACAAGGCCTTCACCGACGCCCACGGCATCGCGGGCTCGGTCATGGACTACACCCCCGTCAACCTCGCCCTGGCCGGCCATGCCCAGGGCGACTACACCATGGCCACCCTGGGGCCCTACGACTACTGGGCCATCGAGTACGCCTACGCGGACCTGGCCCCGGACCGGGAGAAGGCGGACCTGGCCCGCATCGCCGCCCGGAGCGAGACGGATCCCCTCCTGGCCTACGCCACGGACGAGGAGGCCGGACCGGGCATCGCCGCCATGGACCCCGAGGTCAACCGCTTCGACCTGGGCCAGGATCCCCTGGCGTACCTGGCCAAGCGCATCGCCCTCAGCCACGAGCTCCTGGACCGGCTCCAGGAGCGCACCTTCCGGCCCGGCGACGACTTCCGGCAGCTCCGGCGCACCACGAGCCTGGCCCTGAACCAGATGGCCACGGCCACCTTCAACGCGGCCAAGTACCTGGGCGGCGTGGTGTGCCTGCGCGACCACGCGGGCTCGGCCCGGGCGCCCATGACCCCGGTGCCCGGCGCGCGCCAGCGGGCCGCCCTCAAGCTGATCACCGGTTCCATCTTCACCATGGACGCCCTGCGGCTGCGGCCGGAATTCGTCTCCCGCCTCGTGGTGGACCCCTTCGACCGGGGCTACGGCCCCGTGGGGAGCTTCCCGGACTTCTCCGTCTCGGCCCGGACCCTCTCCATCCAGAAGGCGGTCCTGGCCCGGGTGCTCAATCCCTTCGCCATGGCCCGCATCCTGGACGCCCCGGAGAAGACCCGCGACAAGGACGTCTTCCGCCTTTCCGAGCTCTTCGACGGGCTCCACGCCGCCATCTGGGAGGAGCTGCACCGGGGCTCGGAGCCCACCGCCACCCGCCGGGGCCTGCAGAAGGAGCACCTGCGCCAGCTCATCGCCCTGGTGCTGCGGGCCAACCCCGCCACCCCGGACGACGCCCGGGCCCTGGCGCGGGAGGAGCTGGAGCTCCTGCGCCGGCAACTGGCCACCGCGGATCGCCGGCCGGGGCTTTCCCGGGAGACCCGGGCCCACATCGCCGAATGCCGGGCCACCGTCGACTCGGCCCTCAAGGCCTCCATGCAGCGCGCGAGTCTCTAA